Proteins found in one Holophagales bacterium genomic segment:
- a CDS encoding HlyC/CorC family transporter: protein MFEILVVLALVAANGLFAGAEIAVLTVRRTRIAELVEEERAGAAALSALRADPESFLATVQIGITVVGAAAAAFGGATLAAPLAAGFSALGVPVKVADDVALGLVVVVVSFLSLVAGELVPKSLAMRFAEGYALAIARPLSLLARLGRPVIRFLTACSNLILRLFGDRTSFTEARLSREELQTLVEETALTGALDPRASEIASRALDLPGLKVGTVMTPRTAVVAIPMTAGPREIQDLFSRSPFERFPVHEGSLDTAKGYVLGRDVLLRLLEGSPGPLEGLVHEAPFFPESAEAVAVLRDLQKLHVSMGFVVDELGAFTGLVTFEDLVEEVVGEILHEKETATVPYRSEGEAVWVVEGGAGVRDVNRALDLELPEDPAYATIAGLVLHRLGRIPRPGESLVDEESGLKVEVVESTARHVSRVRLTRVG from the coding sequence ATGTTCGAGATCCTCGTCGTCCTGGCGCTCGTCGCGGCGAACGGGCTCTTCGCCGGCGCGGAGATCGCCGTCCTGACCGTGAGAAGGACCCGGATCGCGGAGCTGGTCGAGGAGGAACGGGCGGGGGCTGCCGCCCTCTCCGCGCTGCGCGCCGACCCGGAGAGCTTCCTGGCGACGGTTCAGATCGGAATCACGGTCGTCGGTGCGGCGGCGGCGGCGTTCGGGGGCGCGACGCTCGCCGCGCCCCTCGCGGCGGGGTTCAGCGCGCTCGGGGTCCCCGTCAAGGTCGCCGACGACGTCGCGCTCGGCCTCGTGGTCGTGGTCGTGTCGTTCCTGTCCCTCGTCGCCGGAGAGCTCGTCCCGAAGTCCCTCGCCATGCGCTTCGCGGAAGGCTACGCCCTCGCGATCGCGCGGCCGCTCTCTCTCCTCGCGAGGCTCGGGCGCCCCGTCATCCGCTTCCTGACGGCGTGCTCGAACCTGATCCTCCGCCTCTTCGGCGACAGGACGTCCTTCACCGAAGCCCGGCTCTCGCGCGAGGAGCTGCAGACGCTCGTCGAAGAGACCGCCCTGACGGGTGCGCTCGACCCGCGGGCGAGCGAGATCGCCTCCCGGGCGCTCGACCTGCCGGGCCTGAAAGTCGGCACCGTGATGACCCCGCGAACGGCCGTGGTCGCGATCCCGATGACGGCCGGCCCGCGAGAGATCCAGGACCTCTTCTCCCGCAGCCCCTTCGAGAGGTTCCCCGTTCACGAGGGGAGCCTCGACACCGCAAAGGGATACGTCCTCGGCCGGGACGTCCTCCTCCGGCTCCTGGAGGGCTCCCCCGGGCCGCTCGAGGGTCTCGTGCACGAGGCGCCGTTCTTCCCGGAGTCGGCGGAGGCGGTCGCCGTCCTTCGGGACCTTCAGAAGCTCCACGTTTCGATGGGATTCGTCGTCGACGAGCTGGGCGCCTTCACGGGGCTCGTCACGTTCGAGGACCTCGTCGAAGAGGTCGTCGGGGAGATCCTGCACGAGAAGGAGACGGCAACCGTGCCGTACCGCTCCGAAGGTGAGGCGGTCTGGGTGGTCGAGGGAGGGGCGGGAGTGAGGGACGTGAACCGCGCGCTCGACCTCGAGCTGCCGGAGGACCCGGCCTACGCCACGATCGCGGGGCTCGTCCTTCATCGCCTCGGGCGGATCCCGAGACCGGGGGAATCGCTCGTCGACGAGGAGTCGGGCCTGAAGGTCGAGGTCGTCGAGAGCACGGCGCGGCACGTGTCGCGGGTCCGGCTGACGCGCGTCGGCTGA
- a CDS encoding EamA family transporter, translating into MPEALSPRAGRFYVAGAALLWSTGGLAIKLVPLDALGVVFWRAALTVAFLVAVFRPSLERWKRASVATAVVYALMILTFVTATKWTTAANAIFLQYTGPFYVLALGPWLLRERFRKADAVAIAVALGGMSLFFVGKLDGGHLAGNLMGVVSGLFFGLTVLLLRRDQSRDAMASVFLGNLLAGAIALPFAWGHLALDLKGIAVIAFLGIVQMGIAYILFVRGLSVVPAAEASLLGMLEPAFNPLWAYLGIGERPSGWALAGGAIVLLAVAGRTVLGARAQS; encoded by the coding sequence ATGCCCGAGGCGCTATCTCCTCGCGCGGGCCGTTTCTACGTCGCGGGAGCGGCGCTTCTCTGGTCGACAGGCGGGCTCGCCATCAAGCTCGTCCCGCTCGATGCTCTCGGCGTCGTCTTCTGGCGGGCGGCCCTGACCGTCGCCTTCCTCGTCGCCGTCTTCCGGCCGAGCCTCGAGAGGTGGAAGAGGGCGTCCGTCGCGACGGCGGTCGTCTACGCGCTCATGATCCTGACGTTCGTCACGGCGACGAAGTGGACGACGGCGGCGAACGCGATCTTCCTCCAGTACACGGGGCCGTTCTACGTGCTGGCCCTGGGGCCGTGGCTCCTGAGGGAGAGGTTCCGCAAGGCCGACGCCGTCGCAATCGCCGTCGCCCTTGGAGGAATGTCGCTCTTCTTCGTCGGGAAGCTGGATGGCGGGCACCTCGCCGGGAACCTGATGGGGGTCGTCTCGGGCCTCTTCTTCGGACTGACGGTCCTTCTCCTCCGGCGGGACCAGTCGCGCGATGCGATGGCGTCGGTCTTCCTCGGTAACCTTCTCGCCGGAGCCATCGCGTTGCCCTTCGCCTGGGGGCACCTCGCCCTCGACCTGAAGGGCATTGCCGTCATCGCCTTCCTCGGCATCGTCCAGATGGGAATCGCCTACATCCTGTTCGTGAGGGGCCTCTCGGTCGTCCCGGCCGCGGAGGCGTCGCTCCTCGGGATGCTCGAGCCGGCGTTCAACCCGCTCTGGGCGTATCTCGGCATCGGTGAGCGGCCGTCGGGATGGGCGCTCGCCGGAGGAGCGATCGTCCTCCTCGCCGTGGCGGGGCGGACGGTTCTGGGCGCGCGCGCCCAGAGCTGA
- a CDS encoding winged helix-turn-helix transcriptional regulator: protein MDSPLNRTLGVTKALANPARIRVLAALEKGECCVCQLTAVLDLAPSTVSAHLAELRRAGFLLDRKDGKIVFYRLSERPDLKTWLKATFTGIQNDEKVAADRAFLERVKAIDVETFCGAGPRWKLLPAFRPAPKRPPSARKPG, encoded by the coding sequence ATGGACAGCCCGCTGAATCGCACCCTCGGCGTCACGAAGGCGCTCGCGAATCCGGCCCGAATCCGGGTCCTCGCCGCACTGGAAAAGGGCGAGTGCTGCGTCTGCCAGCTGACGGCCGTCCTCGACCTCGCCCCGTCGACCGTTTCGGCCCACCTCGCCGAGCTTCGGCGGGCAGGCTTCCTCCTCGACCGCAAGGACGGAAAGATCGTCTTCTACCGCCTCTCGGAGCGGCCCGATCTGAAGACCTGGCTGAAGGCGACCTTCACGGGGATCCAGAACGACGAGAAGGTCGCGGCCGATCGCGCTTTCCTCGAGCGGGTCAAGGCGATCGACGTCGAGACGTTCTGCGGTGCCGGCCCTCGCTGGAAGCTCCTTCCCGCGTTCCGTCCCGCGCCGAAGCGGCCGCCGTCCGCGCGGAAACCGGGCTGA
- a CDS encoding winged helix-turn-helix transcriptional regulator, with protein MPTSPLSRLLDTSKVLANRARLRILATLEGNELCVGQVAAIFDIARSTASEHLSALRRVGLVAERRDGKFVYYSLTVDEHARKFSDVVLAELSTDAAVRKDRDLTARILALPHDLVCEQGRAALLAPISPAAPAADPDSPSCSASHPNTDPQEAP; from the coding sequence ATGCCGACCTCACCGCTCTCCCGCCTCCTCGACACATCGAAGGTCCTCGCGAACCGCGCGCGGCTGCGGATCCTCGCCACGCTCGAAGGAAACGAGCTCTGCGTCGGCCAGGTCGCGGCGATCTTCGACATCGCCCGCTCGACGGCGTCCGAGCACCTCTCCGCCCTCCGGCGCGTCGGGCTCGTCGCCGAACGTCGGGACGGCAAGTTCGTCTACTACTCCCTCACCGTCGACGAGCACGCGCGGAAGTTTTCCGACGTCGTCCTGGCCGAGCTCTCCACCGACGCCGCCGTCCGGAAAGACCGCGACCTGACAGCTCGAATCCTCGCGCTGCCGCACGACCTCGTCTGCGAGCAGGGCCGCGCGGCCCTCCTCGCCCCGATCTCCCCGGCCGCCCCGGCGGCCGATCCGGATTCTCCGTCCTGCTCGGCATCACATCCGAACACCGACCCACAGGAGGCTCCATGA
- a CDS encoding molecular chaperone TorD family protein produces the protein MTSGAPGPRGLLLALAVAQPATGGPRTAAFVSGFLARLLLDPPSETLHALLGLRADPPLVHDGLDARVEAVARLYREADPVELAKEWTRLFVGPRAAPCRPWHDTWEHDGPPRLRGPKHASMTAFYLRAGLEPTRAGSDPADHAGLVLALFSALAARVAEGDDVRPLLEELWQAHVGSWLPRFATTLVAEARVPALKAAGELLLEAVS, from the coding sequence GTGACGAGCGGCGCTCCCGGTCCCCGCGGTCTCCTCCTGGCCCTCGCCGTCGCGCAGCCCGCGACGGGCGGGCCGCGGACCGCCGCGTTCGTCTCCGGCTTCCTCGCTCGCCTTCTCCTCGACCCGCCGTCCGAGACCCTTCACGCCCTTCTCGGACTGCGGGCCGATCCTCCGCTCGTGCACGACGGCCTCGACGCCCGCGTCGAGGCCGTCGCCCGCCTCTACCGCGAGGCCGATCCGGTCGAGCTGGCGAAGGAATGGACGCGTCTCTTCGTCGGACCGCGGGCCGCTCCCTGCCGCCCCTGGCACGACACCTGGGAGCACGACGGGCCGCCGCGCCTCAGGGGTCCGAAACACGCCTCGATGACCGCCTTCTACCTCCGCGCCGGCCTCGAGCCGACGCGCGCCGGGTCCGACCCGGCAGACCACGCCGGGCTCGTCCTCGCCCTCTTCTCGGCCCTGGCGGCCCGCGTCGCCGAGGGAGACGACGTGCGCCCGCTCCTCGAGGAGCTCTGGCAGGCGCACGTGGGGTCCTGGCTGCCCCGCTTCGCCACGACGCTCGTGGCCGAGGCGCGGGTCCCCGCGCTGAAGGCCGCCGGGGAGCTGCTCCTCGAGGCCGTCTCCTGA
- a CDS encoding molybdopterin-dependent oxidoreductase yields the protein MNTLDANRREFLKTSGTALAGAAVLPGFLDGIVRKASGPVPLADTATQIISDCAWCGSACGMKATVSGGVLTFVEGLPEDIQGGGKMCAKGKAATGYLYDPDRLKYPMKRTNPVKGVGVDAGWVRITWDEALDLATAKLKETIEKNGRDSVMILGLASPDVWARFQNCIGTSNRFDHWDECFLANRVVSANVIGGFVWGHDFANAKYIVTFGWDVVGKAKVVWARAVTDAKKKGAKIVSFNPYKAAGTSVVADEAISIRPGSDLAVVNAMIHVILAENLYDKAFVEGLTNFPQYETEIRAHFAPYTPEWAEALSDVPAETITRIAREFATNGPAIAPIHKKTPSANYANGSETTFAITILNVLAGTIDRPGGRFFPRTHTIPGIDAIVPPPAYPAKSGVDIVGRHRHPFLKAVGSGMFSCLADGLRKNPGKIQMGIITRYSTMAFPNPPEVEAELKKIPFTVVCDIFPNEIIELADVVLPSALYLEVSDLVARDHHAPYKMTVVRQPVVPPQFETKPLGSILLAWGLKAFPEYWKNPDGTPINMGYVLDEKTKRAGLGANFAEMKAKGFVKEVAPFVPRTSFPTASGKINIYVKAFADAGFEPLPTWKQKRDVPSSQYPFYLLTIIPPMHIRNTTENNRITNEIKGTNEVFINVQTARGLGISEGDTIKVRSRVGEIQVPARLTEAIRPDCVLVPHGFGHQSRLMTAAYGKGAKDAILVPGQSMDDILARKDVGGAACIMDAVVSIAKI from the coding sequence ATGAACACTCTCGACGCGAACCGGCGCGAGTTCCTCAAGACATCCGGCACCGCTCTCGCCGGCGCCGCCGTCCTTCCCGGTTTTCTCGACGGCATCGTCCGCAAGGCCTCCGGGCCCGTCCCCCTCGCCGACACGGCGACGCAGATCATCAGCGACTGTGCCTGGTGCGGCTCGGCCTGCGGCATGAAGGCGACGGTGTCGGGCGGCGTCCTGACGTTCGTCGAGGGGCTCCCCGAGGACATCCAGGGCGGCGGGAAGATGTGCGCCAAGGGGAAGGCCGCCACCGGCTACCTCTACGACCCCGACCGTCTCAAGTACCCGATGAAGCGGACGAACCCGGTCAAGGGTGTCGGCGTCGACGCCGGCTGGGTCCGCATCACCTGGGACGAGGCGCTCGACCTCGCCACCGCGAAGCTGAAGGAGACGATCGAGAAGAACGGGCGCGACAGCGTCATGATCCTCGGCCTGGCGAGCCCCGACGTCTGGGCCCGATTCCAGAACTGCATCGGCACGTCGAACCGGTTCGACCACTGGGACGAGTGCTTCCTCGCGAACCGCGTCGTCTCCGCAAACGTCATCGGCGGCTTCGTCTGGGGCCACGACTTCGCGAACGCGAAGTACATCGTCACGTTCGGATGGGACGTCGTCGGGAAGGCGAAAGTCGTCTGGGCCCGCGCCGTCACCGACGCCAAGAAGAAGGGGGCGAAGATCGTCTCCTTCAACCCGTACAAGGCGGCCGGGACCTCCGTCGTCGCCGACGAGGCGATCTCGATCCGCCCCGGGTCGGACCTCGCCGTCGTCAACGCGATGATCCACGTGATCCTCGCCGAGAACCTCTACGACAAGGCCTTCGTCGAGGGGCTGACGAACTTCCCGCAGTACGAGACCGAGATCCGCGCCCACTTCGCGCCTTACACGCCGGAATGGGCCGAGGCGCTCTCCGACGTCCCCGCCGAAACGATCACCCGGATCGCCCGCGAGTTCGCGACGAACGGCCCTGCGATCGCCCCGATCCACAAGAAGACCCCGTCGGCCAACTACGCCAACGGCAGCGAGACGACGTTCGCCATCACGATCCTGAACGTCCTCGCCGGGACGATCGACCGGCCGGGCGGACGCTTCTTCCCGCGGACGCACACGATCCCCGGGATCGACGCCATCGTCCCGCCGCCGGCCTACCCGGCCAAGAGCGGCGTCGACATCGTCGGGCGCCACCGCCACCCGTTCCTCAAGGCCGTTGGAAGCGGCATGTTCTCGTGCCTGGCGGACGGCCTGCGAAAGAACCCCGGCAAGATCCAGATGGGGATCATCACCCGCTACTCGACGATGGCCTTCCCGAATCCGCCCGAGGTCGAGGCAGAGCTGAAGAAGATCCCCTTCACGGTCGTCTGCGACATCTTCCCCAACGAGATCATCGAGCTGGCCGACGTCGTCCTCCCCTCGGCCCTCTACCTCGAGGTCTCCGACCTCGTCGCCCGCGACCACCACGCCCCCTACAAGATGACCGTCGTGAGGCAGCCCGTCGTCCCGCCGCAGTTCGAGACGAAGCCGCTCGGCTCCATCCTCCTGGCGTGGGGCCTCAAGGCCTTCCCCGAATACTGGAAGAACCCCGACGGGACGCCGATCAACATGGGATACGTCCTCGACGAGAAGACGAAGCGTGCCGGCCTCGGAGCGAACTTCGCCGAGATGAAGGCGAAGGGATTCGTGAAGGAGGTCGCGCCCTTCGTCCCGCGGACGTCGTTCCCGACGGCGAGCGGGAAGATCAACATCTACGTCAAGGCCTTCGCGGATGCCGGCTTCGAGCCGCTCCCGACGTGGAAGCAGAAGCGCGACGTCCCGAGCAGCCAGTACCCGTTCTATCTCCTCACGATCATTCCCCCGATGCACATCCGCAATACCACGGAGAACAACCGGATCACGAACGAGATCAAGGGGACGAACGAGGTCTTCATCAACGTCCAGACCGCCCGCGGCCTCGGCATCTCCGAGGGCGACACGATCAAGGTCCGCTCCCGCGTCGGCGAGATCCAGGTCCCGGCACGCCTCACCGAGGCGATCCGGCCCGACTGCGTCCTCGTCCCGCACGGCTTCGGCCACCAGTCGCGCCTCATGACGGCGGCCTACGGCAAGGGCGCCAAGGACGCCATCCTCGTTCCCGGACAGTCGATGGACGACATCCTCGCCCGCAAGGACGTCGGCGGCGCGGCCTGCATCATGGACGCCGTCGTCTCCATCGCGAAGATCTGA
- a CDS encoding 4Fe-4S dicluster domain-containing protein, producing the protein MSTYGFLVDLGLCISCSACEAACKTWNNVPTGRNVRWRRVIDQVLGVWPKVTTYGVSMACNHCADAPCVKACPSGALTVRTKDGIVLLDKTKCIGCRYCESVCPYGAPQYDATEKKMSKCTMCVDRIDAGKEPACVDTCPTGALQFGKLVDIDHEGVKQIPNFAEPSYTNPSIRFVPKEG; encoded by the coding sequence ATGAGCACGTACGGATTCCTCGTCGACCTCGGGCTCTGCATCTCCTGCTCGGCCTGCGAGGCCGCCTGCAAGACCTGGAACAACGTCCCCACCGGCCGCAACGTCCGCTGGCGCCGGGTCATCGACCAGGTCCTCGGCGTCTGGCCGAAGGTGACGACCTACGGCGTCTCGATGGCCTGCAACCACTGCGCCGACGCCCCCTGCGTCAAGGCGTGCCCCTCCGGCGCCCTGACGGTCCGCACCAAGGACGGCATCGTCCTGCTGGACAAGACCAAGTGCATCGGCTGCCGCTACTGCGAGTCGGTCTGCCCGTACGGCGCCCCGCAGTACGACGCCACCGAGAAGAAGATGTCCAAGTGCACGATGTGCGTCGACCGGATCGATGCGGGCAAGGAGCCGGCCTGCGTCGACACCTGCCCGACCGGAGCGCTGCAGTTCGGAAAGCTCGTCGACATCGACCACGAGGGCGTCAAGCAGATCCCGAACTTCGCCGAACCCTCCTACACCAACCCCTCGATCCGCTTCGTGCCGAAGGAGGGATGA
- a CDS encoding thioredoxin domain-containing protein, giving the protein MSDTTRPPNRLAKESSPYLRQHAHNPVDWYPWGAEAFERARREDKPLFLSIGYSACHWCHVMERESFENDAVAAVLNAHYVSVKVDREERPDVDDVYMSAVQTMVGRGGWPLSAFLFPDGRPFFGGTYFPPDDRQGRAGFRTILEKLAEAWRERRDELAKGADEIVAEVENANRITERTGREALSAATGNVLTATLKRTFDARHGGFGGAPKFPPHLALEWLLLKGAEGDSIARSMALKTLDAMALGGIHDHLAGGFHRYSTDERWLLPHFEKMLTDNAQLLSLYARAFVLTGRDLYWRTARGIGDWLLSQMRGEEGGFFAATDADSEGEEGKYFVWPEAEVREVAGSEAALFASAYRVRAEGNFHDESTRQATGLNVLHLGDEPSAEEEARLAPVRARLLERRRRRVPPATDDKRIAGWNALTISGLAVASSILGEPRYLEAARECARFLLTRMRDGEGRLLRTWAGGEAKILAFLEDEAYLALALLDLADAEPDALEAKRWATEARRVVTGLRRRFTRPGVPGFTFTGEGNEPLLVRTRDLFDKAIPSGPGAAARALARLARREGDGVLAAEALAAVEEVSGLMERAPHGTESWHLAWEELRTGGLLREAPAAEDGAERVVGEDDEEEAKGTGPEPAGGPVRVSASISADRVAPGEMLEVRIAVELSAGWSLTGEKPLAVDAWGGPDLRCSAVELPPRRTVRHEDGTTELGYEGHVDVTLVFDVRPGATEGEHPIAISLRYRACGEGTCLPERALALTVPVLVLKR; this is encoded by the coding sequence ATGTCCGACACGACACGCCCGCCGAACCGGCTCGCGAAGGAATCGTCCCCGTACCTGCGCCAGCACGCGCACAACCCGGTCGACTGGTACCCGTGGGGGGCGGAGGCGTTCGAGCGGGCGCGGCGGGAGGACAAGCCGCTGTTCCTCTCCATCGGCTACTCGGCGTGCCACTGGTGCCACGTGATGGAAAGGGAGTCGTTCGAGAACGACGCGGTGGCGGCCGTCCTGAACGCGCACTACGTGTCGGTGAAGGTCGATCGCGAGGAGCGGCCCGACGTCGACGACGTCTACATGAGCGCGGTGCAGACGATGGTCGGCCGGGGCGGCTGGCCGCTCTCGGCGTTCCTCTTCCCCGACGGGCGGCCGTTCTTCGGCGGTACCTACTTCCCCCCGGATGACCGGCAGGGGCGCGCGGGGTTCCGGACCATCCTCGAGAAGCTGGCGGAAGCGTGGCGCGAGCGGCGCGACGAGCTGGCGAAGGGGGCCGACGAGATCGTCGCCGAGGTGGAGAACGCGAACCGGATCACCGAGCGGACGGGCCGCGAGGCGCTCTCGGCCGCGACGGGAAACGTCCTGACGGCGACGCTGAAGCGGACGTTCGACGCACGCCACGGCGGGTTCGGCGGCGCGCCGAAGTTCCCTCCGCACCTCGCGCTCGAGTGGCTCCTGCTGAAGGGAGCCGAAGGGGATTCGATCGCCCGGTCGATGGCGCTGAAGACACTCGACGCGATGGCCCTCGGCGGTATCCACGACCACCTCGCCGGCGGCTTCCACCGCTACTCGACCGACGAGCGGTGGCTCCTGCCGCATTTCGAGAAGATGCTGACCGACAACGCACAGCTCCTCTCGCTCTACGCGCGGGCGTTCGTCCTGACGGGCCGCGACCTCTACTGGAGGACGGCCCGCGGCATCGGCGACTGGCTCCTCTCCCAGATGCGCGGGGAGGAAGGGGGCTTCTTCGCCGCCACCGACGCCGACTCGGAAGGAGAGGAGGGGAAGTACTTCGTCTGGCCCGAGGCCGAGGTGCGCGAGGTGGCCGGCAGCGAAGCCGCGCTCTTCGCGAGCGCCTACCGCGTCCGGGCCGAGGGTAACTTCCACGACGAGTCGACGCGGCAGGCGACGGGCCTGAACGTCCTCCACCTCGGAGACGAGCCGTCGGCGGAAGAAGAGGCGCGCCTCGCCCCCGTGAGGGCCCGGCTCCTCGAACGGAGGCGCCGGCGGGTGCCGCCGGCGACGGACGACAAGCGGATCGCGGGCTGGAACGCGCTGACGATCTCGGGCCTCGCGGTCGCGTCCTCGATACTCGGCGAGCCGCGCTACCTCGAGGCGGCCCGGGAGTGCGCACGGTTCCTGCTGACGCGGATGCGCGACGGCGAGGGACGCCTCCTCCGGACCTGGGCAGGGGGGGAGGCGAAGATCCTCGCATTCCTCGAGGACGAGGCGTACCTGGCGCTCGCCCTTCTCGACCTCGCCGACGCCGAGCCCGACGCTCTCGAGGCGAAGCGGTGGGCGACCGAGGCCCGCCGCGTCGTCACCGGCCTGCGGCGCCGCTTCACGCGGCCCGGTGTGCCCGGCTTCACGTTCACGGGGGAGGGAAACGAACCCCTCCTCGTGAGGACGCGAGACCTGTTCGACAAGGCGATTCCCTCGGGACCTGGCGCAGCCGCCCGAGCCCTCGCGCGCCTGGCGCGGCGAGAGGGCGACGGGGTCCTCGCGGCCGAGGCGCTGGCGGCGGTCGAGGAGGTGTCGGGGTTGATGGAGCGCGCGCCGCACGGCACGGAGTCGTGGCACCTCGCGTGGGAGGAGCTCCGGACGGGCGGTCTCCTGCGGGAGGCGCCCGCGGCAGAGGACGGCGCAGAACGAGTGGTTGGGGAGGACGACGAGGAGGAGGCGAAGGGAACGGGACCGGAGCCGGCGGGTGGACCGGTCCGCGTCTCGGCCTCCATCTCCGCCGACCGGGTCGCGCCGGGGGAGATGCTCGAGGTGAGGATCGCCGTCGAGCTGAGTGCGGGCTGGTCCCTGACGGGGGAGAAGCCGCTCGCGGTCGACGCGTGGGGCGGGCCCGACCTGCGCTGCTCCGCCGTCGAGCTGCCGCCGCGCCGAACCGTGCGGCACGAGGACGGGACGACCGAGCTCGGCTACGAAGGACACGTCGACGTGACGCTCGTCTTCGACGTCCGCCCCGGAGCGACCGAGGGGGAGCACCCGATCGCCATCTCTCTCAGGTACCGTGCCTGCGGCGAAGGGACCTGCCTGCCGGAGCGGGCGCTCGCCCTCACGGTTCCGGTCCTCGTCCTGAAGCGCTGA